A portion of the Salminus brasiliensis chromosome 9, fSalBra1.hap2, whole genome shotgun sequence genome contains these proteins:
- the LOC140562938 gene encoding trypsin inhibitor ClTI-1-like, with protein MKLAILLCASVLLCWAALTRAETTELDCSQYADTACTKDFKPVCGDDGNTYPTECVLCAENKIRNQHVKLAYKGICNLE; from the exons ATGAAGCTGGCTATCCTGCTCTGCGCATCTGTTCTCCTCTGTTGGGCTG CTCTCACAAGAGCAGAGACAACAGAG CTTGACTGCAGTCAGTATGCAGACACTGCATGCACCAAGGATTTTAAACCAGTGTGTGGTGATGATGGAAACACATACCCAACTGAGTGTGTTCTCTGTGCAGAAAACAA gATCCGAAACCAGCATGTCAAGTTGGCGTACAAGGGAATTTGTAACCTTGAGTGA
- the LOC140562940 gene encoding turripeptide Ici9.1-like, translating to MKLAILLCASVLLCWAVLTRAETTELDCSKYADSVCTLEFVPVCGDDGNTYPTECVLCSENKIRNQHVKLAHKGVCNPQ from the exons ATGAAGCTGGCTATCCTGCTCTGTGCATCTGTTCTCCTCTGTTGGGCTG TTCTCACAAGAGCAGAGACAACAGAG cttgactgtagTAAGTATGCAGACTCTGTATGCACTCTGGAATTTGTACCAGTGTGTGGTGATGATGGAAACACATACCCAACAGAGTGTGTTCTCTGTTCAGAAAACAA gATCCGAAACCAGCATGTCAAGTTGGCACACAAGGGAGTTTGTAACCCTCAGTGA
- the LOC140562941 gene encoding turripeptide Ici9.1-like, with protein sequence MKLAILLCASVLLCWAALTRAETTELDCSKYADSVCTREFVPVCGDDGNTYPTECVLCSENKIRNQHVKLAHKGVCNPQ encoded by the exons ATGAAGCTGGCTATCCTGCTCTGCGCATCTGTTCTCCTCTGTTGGGCTG CTCTCACAAGAGCAGAGACAACAGAG cttgactgtagTAAGTATGCAGACTCTGTATGCACTCGGGAATTTGTACCAGTGTGTGGTGATGATGGAAACACATACCCAACAGAGTGTGTTCTCTGTTCAGAAAACAA GATCCGAAACCAGCATGTCAAGTTGGCACACAAGGGAGTTTGTAACCCTCAGTGA